Proteins from a single region of Gasterosteus aculeatus chromosome 20, fGasAcu3.hap1.1, whole genome shotgun sequence:
- the znf687a gene encoding zinc finger protein 687a isoform X2: MGDMKTPDFDDLLAAFDIPDIDAKEAIQSSPEEERDEMGTNSDKGESASPPCFPCPPASHSSVIVKNTVRSESLEEEEPSHTHTTVLVGELPSQLHAKLPPDDAVEPQIANGFQGSIPRAQGQPKTQHWHPCSPLRSTLDFTAGKSPKGAAVGLVPHATDVLNSLKPLPVLQSSIRTGPHPSTAPSSHLVSPHLPRLSPEKDETCLLSDPSSSPLSQNGSFKAGVKHAMHSDEEDSEPDLGSPLVIQESPESVMSSPPKFQYQAKLQSDILGPPEYHPRLVPHRPLPSLAPAKPKPKLEEHVQPTALSGASTAPQPQSPQDCLASLNTGFASVQEDKYPEHVIDERDSPESPPPSETGLLVPKECSSPDSAQATANNEDFAHKEELEEEERPGESEKLSEKGAGDKEHLNEKSCAAGAEGSGSASAAKLLPSQSHPLKVKIKMPTGSITRTVTGAAPKKRAIPKGVNSSKASAERQGARSKRELPEASPTPAMAMLQDACAATLDGAGAGKDKAAADAKLKVSPTAVSITKSAALPTISASAPRTSPGVINPRSLAPKAVNSAAALPAPSPLLTPQISSRPASIVNSTGAIISKTQTNLVEAFNKILNNKNLLPSYKPDLSSPLPAEWGLPLPAQGYRCLECGDAFALNQSLARHYDRRSLRIEVTCNHCAKRLAFYNKCSLLLHAREHKERGLIMQCSHLVMKPVPVEQMIGHQEPAATGQAAPAAATRQVVSKKKAEAVHYTGNRCPECQAQFHSKEEVAEHFQEIKPAQTSSCTECSPPMLLPNGCSAAAHHRVHQSSPPRVCPECGGTAKQSLFRAHLDEACLHFARRIGYRCSSCLVVFGGLNSVKSHIQQAHCDMFHKCPSCPMAFKSAPSIQSHISGQHPTLTERQTMLIYKCVMCDTVFTNKSLLHIHFETHLTNQKVHVFKCPECPKLFSQRNSLLDHFKTHKTSIPKQELPSPPAASPRSRPSVKSESSKGDESGREEKVKPEKLKTPSGWKCAPCHARYTDREDYITHMAEQHSKSLKKFPCNKCESSFTTTSSMRRHIRDKHKAANRCFRCQFCNEGKKTFSSRAMLERHVQQRHSLEQGSQNTPIGGGDDEAGSSSEQDSSSGTLKTEQDEEPTDGAGPVKKMRSSSAPICPPESGFRCSPCGFASADHALFLEHIGQHRRGGAEGGGQQCLQCGACFTSVSALSRHRFITHKVRDADHQQSVGSPGANRKHECKSSQDGSAPASPASLSSVSQGKEEEGALACKVCDRQFEKATDLTTHFRTHGMAFISARNVGKAP, from the exons ATGGGGGACATGAAGACCCCTGATTTTGATGACCTGTTGGCAGCTTTTGACATTCCTGACATTGACGCAAAAGAAGCCATTCAGTCAAGTCCGGAGGAGGAACGGGATGAGATGGGGACCAACTCCGACAAGGGAGAGAGTGCGTCACCTCCATGCTTCCCCTGTCCCCCCGCCTCACATAGTAGTGTTATTGTGAAGAACACCGTACGATCTGAGTCcttggaagaagaggagccatCTCACACCCATACAACCGTCTTGGTGGGTGAGCTGCCCTCACAACTTCATGCAAAGCTGCCACCCGATGACGCCGTGGAGCCGCAGATCGCCAATGGCTTTCAGGGATCCATCCCCCGGGCTCAGGGACAGCCCAAAACACAGCATTGGCACCCTTGTTCACCATTGAGGTCCACACTGGATTTTACCGCGGGTAAAAGCCCTAAAGGAGCTGCAGTTGGATTGGTCCCACACGCAACCGATGTCCTAAATAGTTTAAAACCCCTCCCGGTCCTCCAGTCTTCCATTAGGACTGGTCCTCACCCCTCAACGGCTCCCTCCTCCCACTTAGTGAGCCCTCACCTTCCTCGTCTCTCCCCCGAGAAGGATGAAACGTGCCTCCTCAGCGATCCATCatcctcccccttatcacaaaATGGGAGTTTTAAGGCTGGAGTTAAACATGCCATGCACTCGGATGAAGAGGACTCCGAGCCTGACTTAGGAAGTCCACTGGTGATCCAGGAGAGCCCGGAATCCGTGATGTCCTCCCCTCCCAAATTTCAATATCAAGCAAAACTACAGTCTGACATTCTTGGGCCTCCTGAGTACCATCCGCGTCTTGTCCCCCATCGACCTCTGCCCTCTCTGGCACCTGCAAAACCTAAACCCAAGCTTGAGGAGCACGTGCAACCTACAGCCCTCAGTGGCGCCTCCACAGCCCCTCAGCCACAGAGCCCCCAGGACTGCCTCGCCTCTCTCAACACGGGCTTCGCATCAGTCCAAGAAGACAAATACCCAGAGCATGTGATCGATGAAAGGGACTCACCCGAGAGCCCGCCGCCAAGCGAGACGGGTCTCCTAGTCCCCAAGGAATGCAGCAGCCCGGATTCGGCCCAAGCAACGGCAAACAACGAGGACTTTGCTCACAAAGAGGAGcttgaggaagaggaaagaccGGGCGAGAGTGAGAAGTTGAGTGAAAAAGGGGCTGGGGATAAGGAACATTTAAACGAGAAGAGCTGCGCTGCCGGCGCTGAGGGTTCTGGGTCTGCGAGCGCGGCGAAACTACTTCCCTCTCAGTCGCATCCCCTCaaagttaaaatcaaaatgCCTACGGGTAGCATCACAAGGACCGTGACTGGTGCTGCCCCTAAAAAAAGAGCCATTCCCAAGGGCGTGAATAGTTCAAAAGCTTCAGCAGAACGTCAGGGCGCCAGATCCAAGAGGGAGCTACCAGAGGCGTCTCCGACGCCTGCGATGGCGATGCTCCAGGACGCCTGCGCCGCGACGCTGGACGGCGCCGGCGCGGGCAAAGACAAAGCCGCAGCGGACGCCAAGCTCAAAGTTTCCCCGACAGCCGTTAGCATCACCAAAAGCGCAGCCCTGCCCACCATCTCGGCGTCCGCTCCGAGAACCAGCCCGGGTGTGATCAACCCTCGCAGCCTGGCTCCTAAAGCGGTGAACAGTGCAGCGGCTCTTCCTGCGCCGTCCCCTCTGCTTACGCCTCAAATCAGCAGCAGGCCGGCCTCCATAGTTAACAGCACCGGGGCGATCATATCCAAGACCCAGACCAACCTGGTGGAAGCGTTCAACAAGATCCTCAACAACAAGAACCTCCTGCCCAGTTATAAACCAGACCTGAgctctcctctccctgcagAGTGGGGCCTTCCGCTGCCTGCACAG GGTTACCGCTGTTTGGAGTGCGGCGACGCCTTCGCCTTGAATCAGAGCCTGGCACGTCACTACGACCGCCGCTCGCTGAGGATCGAGGTGACCTGTAATCACTGCGCCAAACGCTTGGCCTTCTACAACAAGTGCAGCCTGCTGTTGCACGCCAGAGAACACAAGGAGAGAGGCCTGATCATGCAGTGTTCGCACTTGGTCATGAAGCCTGTTCCGGTGGAGCAGATGATCGGCCACCAGGAACCCGCTGCAACTG GCCAGGCCGCCCCAGCAGCCGCGACGCGTCAAGTGGTATCCAAGAAGAAGGCCGAGGCCGTGCACTACACGGGTAACAGATGTCCCGAGTGCCAGGCTCAGTTTCATAGCAAAGAAGAAGTTGCCGAGCATTTCCAAGAAATCAAACCAGCACAAACCTCT TCATGCACAGAGTGTTCCCCTCCAATGCTCCTGCCCAACGGCTGCAGTGCCGCAGCCCATCACCGCGTACACCAGAGCAGTCCGCCACGCGTCTGCCCAGAGTGCGGCGGCACGGCCAAGCAGTCGCTATTCCGAGCGCACCTCGACGAGGCCTGTCTGCACTTTGCCCGACGCATTGGATACAG GTGTTCCAGTTGCCTGGTGGTGTTCGGCGGGCTGAACTCGGTGAAGTCTCACATCCAACAGGCCCACTGTGATATGTTCCACAAATGCCCCAGCTGTCCCATGGCTTTCAAATCTGCTCCGAGCATACAGAGCCACATCAGTGGGCAACATCCAACGCTCACTGAACGACAGaccat GTTAATATATAAATGCGTCATGTGTGACACCGTTTTTACAAACAAGTCTCTGCTGCACATCCACTTTGAAACCCACTTGACCAATCAAAAGGTGCACGTGTTTAAATGCCCTGAGTGCCCCAAGTTGTTTTCTCAGCGGAATTCTCTTCTGGATCATTTCAAG ACCCATAAGACTTCCATCCCAAAACAAGAGTTGCCTTCACCTCCTGCGGCTTCCCCTCGTTCGAGGCCGTCGGTGAAGTCGGAGAGCTCGAAGGGAGACGAGTCGGGGCGCGAAGAGAAAGTGAAGCCGGAGAAGCTGAAGACCCCCTCCGGCTGGAAGTGCGCGCCTTGCCACGCACGCTACACGGACAGGGAAGACTACATTACCCACATGGCTGAACAGCATAGCAAG AGTCTGAAGAAGTTTCCTTGTAACAAGTGTGAGAGCTCCTTCACCACCACGTCCAGTATGAGACGGCACatcagagacaaacacaaagccgCGAACCGCTGCTTTCGATGCCA gTTCTGTAATGAGGGGAAGAAAACGTTTAGCAGCAGAGCGATGTTGGAGAGACACGTGCAGCAAAGACACAGCTTGGAGCAAGGAAGCCAGAACACTCCGATA GGCGGCGGCGACGACGAGGCCGGCAGTTCCTCAGAACAGGACAGTAGTTCGGGGACTTTGAAGACGGAGCAGGACGAAGAGCCCACAGATGGAGCTGGTCCAGTGAAGAAGATgcgctcctcctccgcccccatCTGCCCCCCTGAGTCTGGGTTCCGCTGCTCCCCCTGCGGCTTCGCCTCAGCGGACCACGCGCTGTTCCTGGAGCACATCGGGCAGCACCGGCGAGGAGGGGCGGAGGGCGGCGGTCAGCAGTGTCTGCAGTGTGGCGCCTGCTTCACCTCCGTCTCCGCGCTGTCCCGCCACCGCTTCATCACCCACAAAGTGAGAGACGCTGATCACCAGCAGTCCGTCGGATCCCCCGGTGCCAACAGGAAACACGAGTGCAAGAGCTCGCAGGACGGCTCGGCGCCAGCGTCCCCCGCCTCTCTGTCCTCCGTATCGCaggggaaggaagaggagggcgcaCTGGCCTGCAAGGTGTGTGACAGACAGTTTGAAAAGGCAACCGACCTGACCACGCACTTCAGAACTCACGGGATGGCGTTCATTAGCGCGAGGAACGTCGGGAAGGCTCCCTAG
- the znf687a gene encoding zinc finger protein 687a isoform X1 has protein sequence MGDMKTPDFDDLLAAFDIPDIDAKEAIQSSPEEERDEMGTNSDKGESASPPCFPCPPASHSSVIVKNTVRSESLEEEEPSHTHTTVLVGELPSQLHAKLPPDDAVEPQIANGFQGSIPRAQGQPKTQHWHPCSPLRSTLDFTAGKSPKGAAVGLVPHATDVLNSLKPLPVLQSSIRTGPHPSTAPSSHLVSPHLPRLSPEKDETCLLSDPSSSPLSQNGSFKAGVKHAMHSDEEDSEPDLGSPLVIQESPESVMSSPPKFQYQAKLQSDILGPPEYHPRLVPHRPLPSLAPAKPKPKLEEHVQPTALSGASTAPQPQSPQDCLASLNTGFASVQEDKYPEHVIDERDSPESPPPSETGLLVPKECSSPDSAQATANNEDFAHKEELEEEERPGESEKLSEKGAGDKEHLNEKSCAAGAEGSGSASAAKLLPSQSHPLKVKIKMPTGSITRTVTGAAPKKRAIPKGVNSSKASAERQGARSKRELPEASPTPAMAMLQDACAATLDGAGAGKDKAAADAKLKVSPTAVSITKSAALPTISASAPRTSPGVINPRSLAPKAVNSAAALPAPSPLLTPQISSRPASIVNSTGAIISKTQTNLVEAFNKILNNKNLLPSYKPDLSSPLPAEWGLPLPAQGYRCLECGDAFALNQSLARHYDRRSLRIEVTCNHCAKRLAFYNKCSLLLHAREHKERGLIMQCSHLVMKPVPVEQMIGHQEPAATGPSSSSSSFAGQAAPAAATRQVVSKKKAEAVHYTGNRCPECQAQFHSKEEVAEHFQEIKPAQTSSCTECSPPMLLPNGCSAAAHHRVHQSSPPRVCPECGGTAKQSLFRAHLDEACLHFARRIGYRCSSCLVVFGGLNSVKSHIQQAHCDMFHKCPSCPMAFKSAPSIQSHISGQHPTLTERQTMLIYKCVMCDTVFTNKSLLHIHFETHLTNQKVHVFKCPECPKLFSQRNSLLDHFKTHKTSIPKQELPSPPAASPRSRPSVKSESSKGDESGREEKVKPEKLKTPSGWKCAPCHARYTDREDYITHMAEQHSKSLKKFPCNKCESSFTTTSSMRRHIRDKHKAANRCFRCQFCNEGKKTFSSRAMLERHVQQRHSLEQGSQNTPIGGGDDEAGSSSEQDSSSGTLKTEQDEEPTDGAGPVKKMRSSSAPICPPESGFRCSPCGFASADHALFLEHIGQHRRGGAEGGGQQCLQCGACFTSVSALSRHRFITHKVRDADHQQSVGSPGANRKHECKSSQDGSAPASPASLSSVSQGKEEEGALACKVCDRQFEKATDLTTHFRTHGMAFISARNVGKAP, from the exons ATGGGGGACATGAAGACCCCTGATTTTGATGACCTGTTGGCAGCTTTTGACATTCCTGACATTGACGCAAAAGAAGCCATTCAGTCAAGTCCGGAGGAGGAACGGGATGAGATGGGGACCAACTCCGACAAGGGAGAGAGTGCGTCACCTCCATGCTTCCCCTGTCCCCCCGCCTCACATAGTAGTGTTATTGTGAAGAACACCGTACGATCTGAGTCcttggaagaagaggagccatCTCACACCCATACAACCGTCTTGGTGGGTGAGCTGCCCTCACAACTTCATGCAAAGCTGCCACCCGATGACGCCGTGGAGCCGCAGATCGCCAATGGCTTTCAGGGATCCATCCCCCGGGCTCAGGGACAGCCCAAAACACAGCATTGGCACCCTTGTTCACCATTGAGGTCCACACTGGATTTTACCGCGGGTAAAAGCCCTAAAGGAGCTGCAGTTGGATTGGTCCCACACGCAACCGATGTCCTAAATAGTTTAAAACCCCTCCCGGTCCTCCAGTCTTCCATTAGGACTGGTCCTCACCCCTCAACGGCTCCCTCCTCCCACTTAGTGAGCCCTCACCTTCCTCGTCTCTCCCCCGAGAAGGATGAAACGTGCCTCCTCAGCGATCCATCatcctcccccttatcacaaaATGGGAGTTTTAAGGCTGGAGTTAAACATGCCATGCACTCGGATGAAGAGGACTCCGAGCCTGACTTAGGAAGTCCACTGGTGATCCAGGAGAGCCCGGAATCCGTGATGTCCTCCCCTCCCAAATTTCAATATCAAGCAAAACTACAGTCTGACATTCTTGGGCCTCCTGAGTACCATCCGCGTCTTGTCCCCCATCGACCTCTGCCCTCTCTGGCACCTGCAAAACCTAAACCCAAGCTTGAGGAGCACGTGCAACCTACAGCCCTCAGTGGCGCCTCCACAGCCCCTCAGCCACAGAGCCCCCAGGACTGCCTCGCCTCTCTCAACACGGGCTTCGCATCAGTCCAAGAAGACAAATACCCAGAGCATGTGATCGATGAAAGGGACTCACCCGAGAGCCCGCCGCCAAGCGAGACGGGTCTCCTAGTCCCCAAGGAATGCAGCAGCCCGGATTCGGCCCAAGCAACGGCAAACAACGAGGACTTTGCTCACAAAGAGGAGcttgaggaagaggaaagaccGGGCGAGAGTGAGAAGTTGAGTGAAAAAGGGGCTGGGGATAAGGAACATTTAAACGAGAAGAGCTGCGCTGCCGGCGCTGAGGGTTCTGGGTCTGCGAGCGCGGCGAAACTACTTCCCTCTCAGTCGCATCCCCTCaaagttaaaatcaaaatgCCTACGGGTAGCATCACAAGGACCGTGACTGGTGCTGCCCCTAAAAAAAGAGCCATTCCCAAGGGCGTGAATAGTTCAAAAGCTTCAGCAGAACGTCAGGGCGCCAGATCCAAGAGGGAGCTACCAGAGGCGTCTCCGACGCCTGCGATGGCGATGCTCCAGGACGCCTGCGCCGCGACGCTGGACGGCGCCGGCGCGGGCAAAGACAAAGCCGCAGCGGACGCCAAGCTCAAAGTTTCCCCGACAGCCGTTAGCATCACCAAAAGCGCAGCCCTGCCCACCATCTCGGCGTCCGCTCCGAGAACCAGCCCGGGTGTGATCAACCCTCGCAGCCTGGCTCCTAAAGCGGTGAACAGTGCAGCGGCTCTTCCTGCGCCGTCCCCTCTGCTTACGCCTCAAATCAGCAGCAGGCCGGCCTCCATAGTTAACAGCACCGGGGCGATCATATCCAAGACCCAGACCAACCTGGTGGAAGCGTTCAACAAGATCCTCAACAACAAGAACCTCCTGCCCAGTTATAAACCAGACCTGAgctctcctctccctgcagAGTGGGGCCTTCCGCTGCCTGCACAG GGTTACCGCTGTTTGGAGTGCGGCGACGCCTTCGCCTTGAATCAGAGCCTGGCACGTCACTACGACCGCCGCTCGCTGAGGATCGAGGTGACCTGTAATCACTGCGCCAAACGCTTGGCCTTCTACAACAAGTGCAGCCTGCTGTTGCACGCCAGAGAACACAAGGAGAGAGGCCTGATCATGCAGTGTTCGCACTTGGTCATGAAGCCTGTTCCGGTGGAGCAGATGATCGGCCACCAGGAACCCGCTGCAACTG gaccctcatcatcatcatcgtccttTGCAGGCCAGGCCGCCCCAGCAGCCGCGACGCGTCAAGTGGTATCCAAGAAGAAGGCCGAGGCCGTGCACTACACGGGTAACAGATGTCCCGAGTGCCAGGCTCAGTTTCATAGCAAAGAAGAAGTTGCCGAGCATTTCCAAGAAATCAAACCAGCACAAACCTCT TCATGCACAGAGTGTTCCCCTCCAATGCTCCTGCCCAACGGCTGCAGTGCCGCAGCCCATCACCGCGTACACCAGAGCAGTCCGCCACGCGTCTGCCCAGAGTGCGGCGGCACGGCCAAGCAGTCGCTATTCCGAGCGCACCTCGACGAGGCCTGTCTGCACTTTGCCCGACGCATTGGATACAG GTGTTCCAGTTGCCTGGTGGTGTTCGGCGGGCTGAACTCGGTGAAGTCTCACATCCAACAGGCCCACTGTGATATGTTCCACAAATGCCCCAGCTGTCCCATGGCTTTCAAATCTGCTCCGAGCATACAGAGCCACATCAGTGGGCAACATCCAACGCTCACTGAACGACAGaccat GTTAATATATAAATGCGTCATGTGTGACACCGTTTTTACAAACAAGTCTCTGCTGCACATCCACTTTGAAACCCACTTGACCAATCAAAAGGTGCACGTGTTTAAATGCCCTGAGTGCCCCAAGTTGTTTTCTCAGCGGAATTCTCTTCTGGATCATTTCAAG ACCCATAAGACTTCCATCCCAAAACAAGAGTTGCCTTCACCTCCTGCGGCTTCCCCTCGTTCGAGGCCGTCGGTGAAGTCGGAGAGCTCGAAGGGAGACGAGTCGGGGCGCGAAGAGAAAGTGAAGCCGGAGAAGCTGAAGACCCCCTCCGGCTGGAAGTGCGCGCCTTGCCACGCACGCTACACGGACAGGGAAGACTACATTACCCACATGGCTGAACAGCATAGCAAG AGTCTGAAGAAGTTTCCTTGTAACAAGTGTGAGAGCTCCTTCACCACCACGTCCAGTATGAGACGGCACatcagagacaaacacaaagccgCGAACCGCTGCTTTCGATGCCA gTTCTGTAATGAGGGGAAGAAAACGTTTAGCAGCAGAGCGATGTTGGAGAGACACGTGCAGCAAAGACACAGCTTGGAGCAAGGAAGCCAGAACACTCCGATA GGCGGCGGCGACGACGAGGCCGGCAGTTCCTCAGAACAGGACAGTAGTTCGGGGACTTTGAAGACGGAGCAGGACGAAGAGCCCACAGATGGAGCTGGTCCAGTGAAGAAGATgcgctcctcctccgcccccatCTGCCCCCCTGAGTCTGGGTTCCGCTGCTCCCCCTGCGGCTTCGCCTCAGCGGACCACGCGCTGTTCCTGGAGCACATCGGGCAGCACCGGCGAGGAGGGGCGGAGGGCGGCGGTCAGCAGTGTCTGCAGTGTGGCGCCTGCTTCACCTCCGTCTCCGCGCTGTCCCGCCACCGCTTCATCACCCACAAAGTGAGAGACGCTGATCACCAGCAGTCCGTCGGATCCCCCGGTGCCAACAGGAAACACGAGTGCAAGAGCTCGCAGGACGGCTCGGCGCCAGCGTCCCCCGCCTCTCTGTCCTCCGTATCGCaggggaaggaagaggagggcgcaCTGGCCTGCAAGGTGTGTGACAGACAGTTTGAAAAGGCAACCGACCTGACCACGCACTTCAGAACTCACGGGATGGCGTTCATTAGCGCGAGGAACGTCGGGAAGGCTCCCTAG